Genomic segment of Alkalidesulfovibrio alkalitolerans DSM 16529:
TCGCGGGCGAAGGCCAAGGGCTCGTGCATGATGTCGAAGGCCGTGACCCGGGCGCCCGCATGGGCCCCGACGATGGCCGAGACGCCCAGGCCGCAGCCCACGTCCAGGCAGTCCCGGCCCGCGATCTCCTCCCTTCGGGCAATGAGGTGCTCGGCTAGGACCACGCCCGCGGGCCACATCTCGACCCAGTAGGGGATCATGTCCTCGGCGTCGGGCCTGTCCTCGGAAAGCTCGTTCCACAAGGTCTCCAGGTCGCCCTCGCGCAGAAAGGTCCACGCGCGGCCCGCAATCTCGACGGTCAGGGCTTCGCGTCCGGACAGGGACGGGCGGTCGGGCTTGGAAACAGCGGCGGCATGCGGCATTAGCTGCCTATAGCCCCATGAACCGGCTTTTTCAAGGGCCGCGCGGCCTTTGCCGGTCCCGGCCGGGAAAAGCGCTTGCGAAAGGTCCTTTAGGCGCTTTACATAGGATGGCGTTTGGGGCTACCCCTGCCAGCGCGGGGGATACATCAAGGCCCCCGTCATCCCGCAGGAGGACGCATGATTCCCGACGATCTTCTTTATGCCCGGACGCACGAATGGGCCCGCATCGAGGACGGCGAGGCCGTGCTCGGCATCACCCACTTCGCCCAGGAACAACTCGGCGACCTTACCTATGTGGAACTCCCCGAGGTCGGCCAGGCCCTGACTCAGGGCGAGGAGATGGGCAGCGTGGAGTCCGTGAAGGCCGCGAGCGAGCTTTACGCCCCGGTCACGGGTGAGGTCATCGCCGTGAACGAGGAATTGGCCGACAACCCCGGCCTGGTCAACGAGGATCCCTACGGCGAGGGCTGGATGCTGCGCGTGCGGCTTTCCGCCGACCCCGAGGATCTTCTGGAGGCGGCGGACTACGAACGCCTGATCGAGGACGAGGCCCACTAACGTTTGTTACGCCGCCGCGCCGCGCGGCGGTCCGGAGGCGCGAATGCCCTTCATCCCGCATACGGACGACGACGTCCGCACAATGCTTGCAACCATCGGCGCGGGCTCCGTGGAGGAACTCTTCGCCGAGATAGGACCAGACCTTCGGCCGCGCTCGTTCGACCTGCCCAAGGGCATGAGCGAGATGGCCGTAATGGCGCGCCTTGAGGCCCTGGCAGCGAAAAACGCCTCGGGCCTCAAATCTTTTCTGGGCGCGGGCTTCTACGACCACCACATCCCGGCGACCGTGGACGCCCTGACCTCGCGCGGCGAGTTCTACACGGCCTACACGCCGTACCAGCCCGAGGCCTCGCAGGGCACGCTGCAGGCCATCTACGAGTTCCAAAGCGCCATGTGCCGCCTGATGGACATGCACGGCGCCAACGCCTCGGTCTACGACGGCGGCTCGGCCATCTTCGAGGCCATGATGATGGCCGCGCGCAAGACCCGCCGCCGCCGCTTCGTGATCTCCGAGGCCGTGAGCCCGATCTACCGGATCATGCTCACGTCCTACACGATCAACCTCAATTTCGAGCTGGTCACCGTGCCGCACGTGAACGGCATGACGGACCTCGCGGGCCTGACCAAGGCCATCGACGCCGAAACCGCGGCCGTGCTCGTGCAGTCGCCCAACTTCTTCGGCTGCATAACGGACTTCAGCGATCTGTTCGCGGCCGCGCGCGCGGCCGGAGCCGTCTCCGTGGTCTGCGCCAACCCGGTGCTGCAAAGCGTCCTCAAGACTCCCGGCGCCATGGGCGCGGACGTGGCCGTGGCCGAAGGCCAGGGCCTGGGCCTGCCGCTGTCCTTCGGCGGGCCGTATCTGGGCGTGATGACCTGTGCCAAGGACATGATCCGTCAGATGCCCGGTCGCATCGTGGGCAAGACCGTGGACGCCGAAGGCAAGCCCGGCTACGTGCTCACCCTGCAGGCGCGCGAGCAGCACATTCGCCGCGCCAAGGCCACCTCCAACATCTGCTCCAACCAGGCCCTGTGCGCCCTGCGCGCGCTGGTCCACCTTTGCTCGCTTGGCGAGGAGGGGCTTAAGCGCACCGCCGGGCTTTGCATCGAGCGGGCGCACTACGCGGCCAAACGGCTGTGCGACCTGCCGGGCGTATCCATGATGAACGACGCGCCCTTTGGCAACGAGTTCGCCGTGCGCCTGCCCGTGAACGCTTACGAGGCCATCGACAAGCTCACGGCCAAGGGCGTGGTGCCGGGCTTTCCGCTCGGCCGCTACTATCCGGGCCTGGAGAACTGCCTGCTCGTGGCCTGCACCGAGAAGACGAGCCGCGAGGACATCGGCATCATGGCCGAGATGCTGGGAGGACTTTTGGCATGAAGACCGTGTTCGAGAAATCCCGTCCCGGCCGCGAGGGCGTGTGGCCCGATGCGCCGCAGAACGGCCCCGAGGCCTACATCCCGGCCGCGCTTCTGCGCTCTTCCCCGGCGCGGCTGCCCGAACTCTCCGAACTCGACGTGGTGCGCCACTTCTCCGAGTTGTCGCGCAAGAACTTCGGCGTGGACTCCAATTTCTATCCGCTCGGCTCGTGCACCATGAAGTACAACCCCAAGTTCACCGAAAAGGCCGCCGCCCTGCCGGGCTTCGCGGGCCTGCATCCGGTGCTGCCGCAGCTTCAGGGCGCGGGCAGGCTCTGCCAGGGCGCGCTCGAGGTCATGCACGACCTCGAACGCTTGCTGTGCGAGATCACGGGCATGGCGGGCTTCACCCTACATCCCATGGCCGGGGCGCACGGCGAGCTTGCGGGCTGCATGCTCATCGCCGCCTACCACCACGCCAAGGGCAACGTGAAGAAGAAGGTCATCTGCCCCGACTCGGCCCACGGCACCAACCCGGCCTCGGCCGCGCTGGCGGGCTACGAGGTGGTGAACATCGAGTCCGTGGACGGCATCGTGGACCCGGCCAAGCTGGCCGAGGTGCTGGATGACGAGACCGCGGCCCTGATGATGACCTGCCCGAACACGCTTGGCCTCTTCGAGCGCCACCTGCCCGAGATCGTGGCCATGCTGCGCGAGAAGGACGCCCTGCTCTACTACGACGGCGCGAACCTGAACGCCATCCTGGGCAAGATGCGCGTGGGCGACGCGGGCTTCGACGTGGTTCACCTGAACCTGCACAAGACCTTCGGCACCCCGCACGGCGGCGGCGGCCCCGGCTCCGGCCCGGTTGGCGTCTCCGAGCGACTGGTCGAATTCCTGCCCGTCTCGCGCGTGAAAAAGCTCGAGGACGGCCTGTTCGTGCTCGACTACAACCACCCGAAATCCATCGGCTACGTGGCCCCGTTCTACGGCAACTTCGCGGTCTACCTGAAGGCCTACGCCTACATCCTGCGCCTGGGCCGCGAAGGGCTCGTTCGCGTCTCGGAGAACGCGGTGCTGGCGGCCAACTACATGCGCAAGCGGCTGGAGCAGCACTTCCAGATCCCCTACAACCGCACCTGCATGCACGAGTTCGTGGCCTCGGCCGTGGAGCAGGCCAAGAGCGGCGTGCGCGCCCTGGACATCGCCAAGGCGCTGCTCGACAAGGGGCATCACGCGCCCACGGTCTACTTCCCGCTCATCGTCAAGGAATGCATCATGGTCGAGCCTACGGAGACCGAGTCGCTGGAGACCCTGGACCGCTTCGTGGACGACCTGATCGAAATCGCCGGGCGCGCCGCGAGCGACCCGGCCTCGGTGCAGGCGGCGCCCGTGACGCTGCCCGTGCGCCGCCTGGACGAGACGCGCGCCGCGCGCGACATGGACATCGCATCGCTGTGAGCCGGGAGACGGACGTGGACTTCGAGATCGCAGTCATTGGCGGCGGCCCGGCAGGCGTCGCCGCCGCCAAACGGGCCGTGGCGGCCGGGAAATCCGTCTGCCTCGTGGAGAAGGCGGATCTGGGCGGCACCTGCCTGAACTGGGGCTGCATCCCCACCAAGTTCCTGCTCGGCGGCACCGCGCCTGTGGAGGAGTTCGAGGCCCAGGCGCGCATGAAGGCAGTGCACGGCGAGGTGCGCGCCGACCTCGCCGCCCTGCAAGCCCGGAAAGACCGGCTCGTGACGGCCACGCGCAAGGCCGTGGCCAAGGAGCTGGAAAAGCTCGGGGTGACGCTCCTTTACGGCGCGGCCCGCTTCAGCGGCCCGCAAACGTTCGAAATCGAGGGCCCGGACGGTGGGCGCTCCGTGAGCTTCGGCCGCTGCATCCTGGCCACGGGCTCCGTGACCACGGTTGTGCCGAGCATGCGGCCCGACGGCGAGTGCGTGCTCGACTCCGACCTGCTCCTCGGCCTGACCGAGGTTCCCGAATCGCTCATCATCGTGGGCGGCGGGGTCATCGGCCTGGAGATGGGCCAGATATTCGAACGCCTGGGGACGAAGATCACCGTGGTCGAGGCCCTGGACCGCCTGATCCCCTGGGAGGACCCGGAAGTCTCCGAGGAGATGGCGCGCATCTGCAAGCGCCGCAAATGGACGCTCAAGCTCGAGGCGCGGGTGAAGAGCCTGCGCACGAGCGAGAACCGGGCCGAACTCGTCCTCGAATCGGGCGAGACCCTGTACGCGGCCAAGGCGCTGGTCTGCATCGGCCGGCGGCCCGCGACGGACGGACTTTGCGCCGAGAAGGCCGGGATCGTCCTGAACCCGCGCGGCTTTACGCAGGTGGACGAATCCCTGCGCGCCTCCCCGGCCGTCTACGCCGTGGGCGACGTGAACGGCCGGGCCATGCTGGCCCACGCGGCCGAACACCAGGCGCTTTTCGCCGTGGACCACGCCCTGGGCAAGATCACGGCTCCCTATGCCGACGAGGCGCTGCCCTCGTGCATCTACGGCTCGCCCGAGACGCTTCGCGTGGGGCGCATGGCGCACGAACTCGAGGCGGCGGGCCTGCCCGCGCGCGTCTCGCGCTTCGCGCTCGCGGCCAACCCCATCGCCCAGGCGCACGCCAGCACGCAGGGTTTCGTGAAGGTGGTCTGGTCGGACGGCCGCATCGCGGGCGTCACGGCCATCGGGCACCACGTGGCCAGCCTGGCCACGGCCGCCGTCCTGCTCGTGCGCCACGCCTACACCCGCGAGGACGTGGAAGGAATCATCTTTCCCCACCCCTCGCTCGACGAGGCGCTCAAGGAAGCCTGCCTCGCGGACCGCTAGCAGACTGTCCCCAAAGCACCCTCTGCGGCGCTGCCGCGAAAATTCAAGCCCTCGCGCAAACGAACCGCGCGTCGGGCTTGAATTTTTTGTGCGCCTTGCATCTGGCGCTTTTTGGTCAACCTGCGGATCGCAGGTTTGTCAGCCCGACGAAACGTCTGGGTAGAGCGTCGGCGAACCGTCCGGGATCAGCTCGTGGTGAGCTGGGCCAGTTGGCTCTCGAGCTGCGCCTGCAACGAGTTGTAGTGGGAGAGGGTGGTCTCCAGGCGCGCGTACTGGTCTCTCAGCGTGCGCTCCTTGCGTTCCAGGCGCGCCTCCTCCCAGGCGATCTTGGTCTCCAGGCCGGAGATGATGTCCTTGTAGTTGTTTTCGATGACCTTCAGCGTGCCGGTCTCGCTGTTGGTTATGTCGGCAAGCGCCTCGGCGAGCTGCAATATCTTGCCCTGCTTCACGGTGACCACGGCCGAGTGCGTGCCGTCCGTGCGCTGCTCGGCCAGAACGGCCATGCCCGAGGCCGTGGTGCCGTACTTGCCGGTGATTTCCCAGCCGCTGATCGACGCCTCCTGACCGTTGATGAAGGCCGAAACGATCTCTCCGCCCTGCACGGTGTAGGTGATCTCGTGACGGCCCGCCTTGGTCATGCCGTCCACCAGCGACAGGAAGCTGACCTCGGGCGACTCGGACTCGCCGATGAAATCGGCCGCGAAGAACTGCGCCACGGCCATGGGATCCTTGGCGAGCGCCTCGGCGAATATCTCCTCGTCGAGGAGCAGCAGGCCGTGTGTGCTGGAGTGGTCGTTGGCGTCTGTCAGGATGCCCAGGTGCGAAAGGCTGGAGAATGGGTCGCCCTGCCTGGTCTTCTCGTCGTAATAGACGAACCCGAGCCCCTGGCCGCTGGTGATGTCGGTCATCCGCCTGCCGACCATCTGCACGCCGTAGTTGCCGGTCATCACCGAGCCTTCGCCGGTGCTGGAGTCGATCTTGGTCATCTCCTGGATCGTCGTGCGCACCTCGTTGATCTTGGCCACGAAATCCCGGACGTTTTGCATCACGCTCTCGGTGTCCGTGGCGATGCCGATCCTGACGCCGCCCGGACCGGTCACGTCCTTCAGGGTCAGGCTCACGCCCTCGATGACCCCGTCGGCCACGTTGGAGTCGAGTTCGATCCACTTGTCCGCGGCCAGGGGAAAGCCGTCCACCTTCAGGCGCGCGTTCTGGGCCGCCTGGGTGCACTCGAAATCGTCCGGTCCGAACCCGGACACGGTCGAGGCCGTGACCCGCACGGTGTTGTCCGCGCCCAGGTCCATGCCGCGCAGTTGCAGGTAGTGCGCCTCGCCGTCGAAGATCAGCTTGGCGCGCACGTCGCCCCCGAGCGAGGGGTTGGAGTTGATCAGGTGCATCAGCCCCTGGGCCGTGGTTCCGGCCGGGACGCTGATGGCGTGCTCCTTGCCCGCATAGGCGATGGTGATGCTCGCGTCCGTGTCCGCGACCACCGCGTTCAGGTCGGTGATGGGGCTGGCCGTGTTCACCCAGATGTCGTTTTGCGCCAACTGGTCCACGACTACGACGTGCGTGCCCTCCTCGGCCGCCGCGTCGGCCGTGGCGGTGATCGCGTCCGCGTTGGTGCTCGAAGCCGTCTTGACCAGGAAGGCCGAGGGCGACTTGAAGTCCACAAGCCAGTCGCGCAGGTCGCGCATGGCCTGATTCAGATCCTGCAAGGCCTCGACCTTGGCTTCCCAGTCGGCCTTCCAGTTCTCCATCTGCCGCTTGCGGTGACCCTCCAGGGCGATGGTGGACTCGATGATGGCCCCGAAGTCCGTGCCGCTGCCAAGACCCGAGAAGTTTATCTGGCCAGACCAGTAGTCGCTCATGGCGTCTTCCCCGTGCTAGAGATAATTCAGAAGCGACATGCCCATGACCCGCGACTGGGTGGCGAGCACCGCCTCGTAGATGTACTGGGCGCGCGCCAGGGCGATGGTCAGCCCGGCCGCGTCCGCGTCTTCCACGCGCGAGAGGTGCGCCTCGGTCGAGGCGCGCACGGCTGTCAGGGACGCCTCCTGGGCGTCCAGGCGGTTCAGGCGCGCGCCCACGACCCCGGCCTTGGAGAGCAGGTGGTCGTGCGCCTCGCGGATGGCGTCCAGGCAGCGTCCCACGCCGTCCTGGTCGCCCGTCTCCAGATAGCCGATCAGTTCGCCCACGGCCTCGAAGAGATTGCCCTGGGAAAGGGCCTGGCTATCCAGGCCGGTCACCGGGTCGCGGATCAGGCCGCCGAATATCTCGCAGCCCACGTTGTTCACGGCGATGTCCTGGTCCTTGCCGATGGTCACCCGTATCTCGGCCGAGGCGGGCCGAAGCGTGAAGGAGTCACCCGCCGCAAGGACGTTCGAGCCGTTGGAGGCCAGGGCCAGCGTCCCGCCGGGCAGGTCGAGCAGGCCGTCCTCGGCCGATCCGCCCGCAACCCAGGTGCGCCCGCCGTCCAGGGAGTAGGAATATTCGATGGGACCGACCAGGGTGGGGTCGTTGTCGATGCGCACCTGCACACCGTCCGCGAAGCTGCCCGAGGCGGCGGTGGCGATGCCGGGAGCGCCGTAGCTCGTGATCTCCACGCTGCGTTCGTCATCGCCCAGATAGCGGGCCTGGGGCCTGACGATCAGGCGCGAGCCCGAAGCCTCGCCATCGGGCCCCGAAACCGTGGTCCCGGCCGCAAGGGTCAGCCGCGCGCCTGAAAGGTCAAGCGTGGTCTCGCCCGCGCCGAGCACGGCCTCGGTCCAGGTCGCGCCGCCGTCTCGGCTGTAGCGGTAGGCGATGTCCTCGCCGCCGCCGACCTCGCCGTCCTGGCGGAACTCGACGAGAATCGAGGCGGACGCGGAACCTTCCACGGCCACGATGGAGGAGGCGTCGATCGCGCCGTCGGGCGAGGTCGCCCACAGGCACTCCTCGTAAGCGTTGCCGCGCGTCTTGTGACCCGCGAAGATGCTCTGGCCCGCGTATTCGGAGTTGGAAATGGAGACGAGCTGGGCGAAGAGTTCGCGCACCTCCTTGCCGATGGTCGCGCGCTGGTCGGCCGTGATGGTGCCCGTGGCGGCCTGCTCGGCCTTCTCCAGGATGGAGGTGATGGTCGTGGAGGCCCGGGTGAGCATGGAATCGGCCAGGCCGAGCCAGCCCTGCGCCGCGTCGATGTTCTGCTCGTAGCGCTCGATCCCGGAAAGCGATGAGCGAAGGCCGAGCACCGTGGCCATGCCCGCCGGATCGTCCGAGGGCGCGTTGATGCGTTTTTGCGTCGCGCTCATCATGTTCAGCCGCGTGAGGTCGGTCAGCGACGTGTTCATGTGGCGGATGGCATGGCCGTAGATCATGTTCTGACTGACGCGCATCGTCGCCCTCCTCACTTCAGCCCGAGAATGGTGTCCATCATCTCCAGGGAGACCTGGATGAGCCTGCTGGCCGCCTGGTAGTTCTGCTGCTGGCGCGAGAGCAGGGCCAGTTCCTCGTCGAGGTTCACGCCGCCCACGGACTCCTGCTGGTCGTCGAGGCTCGCGGCCAAGGCCTCGGCGAAGCTCCAGGCCGATTTTGCCGCCGCCTTGTCGCCGCCCACGGCGGCCACCAGGGAGGCGAAATACTCGCCCAGCGAGGTTGTGACAGCGCCCCCCGTCGTGCGGAAGGATATCTGCGCGTTCGCGAGCGCCTCCATGGCCCTGGCCGTGGTGTTGTCGCCGGCATTGGATTCGCCCTGGCCGTTGACGTGACCCGCGCAGATGCGGTCGGGATTCGCGGCCAGGGCCGGATTGGCCGCGATGTCGCGCGCGCCGGTTCCGCTCAGAAAGCAGTTGTGGCCCGTGGCCGCGAAGATCCCGGCCGTGTCGTCCGCGTATTCGAAGCGCACGCCCTCCTCGGCCGCGATCTCCAGGCGGCCGTTTCGCACCGTTGCCGTGAGCTGGCCCGGGAAGGAGGCGGTGATGGCCGCAGCCACATCCTCCAGCGAATGGACCTCGGGGTCGAAGTTCGCCACTCCCGGCGGCAGGGAGGAGAAATCCACGGCCGTAACGCCCAGCGGCTTGCCCGTGGTTTCGTCGAACAGGGCCAGGGAGAACGAACCCGCCGCCACGCGGTCGGCGAAGGCCAGCCCGCTCGCGGCCAGGGGAACGTCCGAATACTCTGCGGCGTAGATGCCCGTGGCCGAGGCCAGGGGCGAGAGCCCCGCGCCCTGCGAATGGACGCGGTTGACCTCCCAGATGAGAGAGGCGGCGAAGGCGTCGAGCTGCTCGCGGTATCCGCCCAGGTGCGCGTCGCGCGCCTCGAAGAGTCCGGCCAGAGACCCGCCGCTGAGCCGCCCGGCCTTGGTGTTGCCGTCAAGCGGCGTGACGTTGACCTGCCCTCCGGCCGTGGAGTTCCAGACCAGCGTGGTCTTTGGCATCACCGTGAAGCGATCACCGCTTGAAAGCGCCGAGCCCTCGGGCAGGTCGCCGTTTGAAAGGCTCCCGAACCAGATGGACACGCCGCCGATGTCCACGGCCTCGTCCTTGGGGCCCGCGACGAAGAGCTTCGTCGCGCCGTTGTCGTCCGTGAGCCAGGTCTTGCCGCCATCGAGCGAGACGCGAAACGTGGCCCCGCCCCCGGAGGCGGCGCCGCCGTCCACGACCTCGATGGTGTATTCGTGCGACGATGCTCCCTCGAAGTAGATCTGGCCCGCGAAGCCTGACGAGGGCATCAGGGAGGCCACGGCTCGGGGCGGCAAGAGTTCGAAATCGTAGGCCGTCCCACCGTCGACCAGGGTCTGGCCCTGGCGCGTGGCCACCACGACCTGGCCGTCGTCACGGTATTTGACCTCGATGTCGACCTTGTCCGAAAGCGAGCGAAGCAGCATGTCGCGCTGGTCCAAGAGCTCAGCACTCGCGGGCGAGGCCGTGATCCTGCCGTTGAGCGCCGCCAGTTCCCCCAGCAGGGAGTTGGTTGCGGCCACTTCGCTGGCGATGCTCCGTTCGAGCAGCCGCTGCTGCTCCAGCAGATCGGCCGCCAGATCGTTCAGCCGCGCGGTCAGGCTGTCCGTGGAGGACAAGAGCGTGGAGCGGGCGGCGCTTTGGTCGGGGCTGTCCATCAGAGTGCCCCAGGCGGACCAGAAGTTGTTCAGAAGCGCCGCCGTGCCGTATTTCTCGTCCTCCACGAAGCGGGTCTCGATCTGGGAAAGGACGTTGAAAAGCGTCTGCTTGCTCGCGGCGTCGCTGTTCTGCTTCAGGTACTGGGCCTCCAGATAGGAGTTGAAGTGCCGCAACAGCCCCTGCACCGAGGCGCCCGTGCCCACCTGTCCCTGGGCTGTGTTCAGGGAGATGTTCTCGGACATGGCCACGGTGCGGCGGCGGTAGCCCGTCACTTCCTGGTTGGCGACGTTGTTGCCGTGCACCGTGATGGCGTACTGGCTGTTCAGCAGGGCGCTTTGCCCGATGTACATCAGGTTGTTCATGACGTGCCTTCCCCGGTTTCTCGGTTGACGGGCTCCGTTCCCGCGCTAGCGCTTGAGCTGGATGAGCTCGGAGAGCATGGTGTCCGCCGTGGTGATGACCTTGGAGTTGGCCTGGAATCCCCGCTGGGTGGTGATCAGGTTGACCATCTCCGTGGCCGTGTCCACGTTCGACTGCTCCAGGGTGTTCGAGGAGATGGTGCCCAGGTTTGCCGTGTTGGCCAGCCCGGTGATCGGAACGCCCGACTGGCGCGTCTCGGAGAAGAGGTTGTTGCCCTCTCGCCGCAGGCCGTACGGGTTGTTGAAGTCGGCCAGGGTCAGGGCGTAGAGGTCCAGGATCTGGCCGTTGGAGTATTGCCCCGTGACCACGCCGTCGCGGTTGACCGAGATGCCCTGCAGAAAGCCCGCGCCGTAGCCGTTTTGCGAATGGCTGATGGTGGTGGAGCCGGAGTCGTAGCTGGTGGTGGAGAGCGCGGCGATCTTCGGCGAGGTGAAGTTGGCCAGGTTGGCCACGGAATTGCCCACCAGGGAGGCGTTGGAGGCCGCGCCCTGCCAGGCCGCGCCCGCGGCGTTGTTGCTCAGGCCGAAGTTCATGGCCACCGTCGAGGCGCCATCCTGGTCCGTGGCCGAGGCGTTGTTCTCGCGCGAGAAGTTGGCCGTGAAGGTGGGCAGCCCGGCGTCGTTGACGTCCGCGAGCGTCCAGTTCTCCAGGTCCTTCAGGTCGCCCGAGGCCGTGGATTTGAGCGTGTAGGCGGACATGCCCGTAATCTGTCCGGCGGCGTTGAAGATCAGTGTTCCCGTCATGAGCAGCCCCGCGGCCGAGGTCGAGCCGACGCTCTGGCCGCCGATGGTCCGGCCGTCCACCGACGGATTGCAGCAGACGATGAACTCCCAGACCTGGTTGCCGCCCGCGCTCGAGGCCACGGCCGGGTCCTTCACGGGATCGAAGTACACGGTCACGTTGTGCGCGGTGCCGTTCTCGTCGTAGACCCTGATGGTGTTCTGGTAGGCGTAGCGCGTGTCGGAGAGCGGCTCGTCGGCCGTGCCGTTCCAGAAGCCGAGCATGGAGAAGAAGGGGTTGGCCGGATCGTTGGCCTCGTCGTCGGAGCCGGAGTCGAGGTTCAGGATCATGGAGACGCTCGACGTGG
This window contains:
- the flgK gene encoding flagellar hook-associated protein FlgK; amino-acid sequence: MNNLMYIGQSALLNSQYAITVHGNNVANQEVTGYRRRTVAMSENISLNTAQGQVGTGASVQGLLRHFNSYLEAQYLKQNSDAASKQTLFNVLSQIETRFVEDEKYGTAALLNNFWSAWGTLMDSPDQSAARSTLLSSTDSLTARLNDLAADLLEQQRLLERSIASEVAATNSLLGELAALNGRITASPASAELLDQRDMLLRSLSDKVDIEVKYRDDGQVVVATRQGQTLVDGGTAYDFELLPPRAVASLMPSSGFAGQIYFEGASSHEYTIEVVDGGAASGGGATFRVSLDGGKTWLTDDNGATKLFVAGPKDEAVDIGGVSIWFGSLSNGDLPEGSALSSGDRFTVMPKTTLVWNSTAGGQVNVTPLDGNTKAGRLSGGSLAGLFEARDAHLGGYREQLDAFAASLIWEVNRVHSQGAGLSPLASATGIYAAEYSDVPLAASGLAFADRVAAGSFSLALFDETTGKPLGVTAVDFSSLPPGVANFDPEVHSLEDVAAAITASFPGQLTATVRNGRLEIAAEEGVRFEYADDTAGIFAATGHNCFLSGTGARDIAANPALAANPDRICAGHVNGQGESNAGDNTTARAMEALANAQISFRTTGGAVTTSLGEYFASLVAAVGGDKAAAKSAWSFAEALAASLDDQQESVGGVNLDEELALLSRQQQNYQAASRLIQVSLEMMDTILGLK
- the gcvPB gene encoding aminomethyl-transferring glycine dehydrogenase subunit GcvPB, giving the protein MKTVFEKSRPGREGVWPDAPQNGPEAYIPAALLRSSPARLPELSELDVVRHFSELSRKNFGVDSNFYPLGSCTMKYNPKFTEKAAALPGFAGLHPVLPQLQGAGRLCQGALEVMHDLERLLCEITGMAGFTLHPMAGAHGELAGCMLIAAYHHAKGNVKKKVICPDSAHGTNPASAALAGYEVVNIESVDGIVDPAKLAEVLDDETAALMMTCPNTLGLFERHLPEIVAMLREKDALLYYDGANLNAILGKMRVGDAGFDVVHLNLHKTFGTPHGGGGPGSGPVGVSERLVEFLPVSRVKKLEDGLFVLDYNHPKSIGYVAPFYGNFAVYLKAYAYILRLGREGLVRVSENAVLAANYMRKRLEQHFQIPYNRTCMHEFVASAVEQAKSGVRALDIAKALLDKGHHAPTVYFPLIVKECIMVEPTETESLETLDRFVDDLIEIAGRAASDPASVQAAPVTLPVRRLDETRAARDMDIASL
- a CDS encoding dihydrolipoyl dehydrogenase family protein encodes the protein MDFEIAVIGGGPAGVAAAKRAVAAGKSVCLVEKADLGGTCLNWGCIPTKFLLGGTAPVEEFEAQARMKAVHGEVRADLAALQARKDRLVTATRKAVAKELEKLGVTLLYGAARFSGPQTFEIEGPDGGRSVSFGRCILATGSVTTVVPSMRPDGECVLDSDLLLGLTEVPESLIIVGGGVIGLEMGQIFERLGTKITVVEALDRLIPWEDPEVSEEMARICKRRKWTLKLEARVKSLRTSENRAELVLESGETLYAAKALVCIGRRPATDGLCAEKAGIVLNPRGFTQVDESLRASPAVYAVGDVNGRAMLAHAAEHQALFAVDHALGKITAPYADEALPSCIYGSPETLRVGRMAHELEAAGLPARVSRFALAANPIAQAHASTQGFVKVVWSDGRIAGVTAIGHHVASLATAAVLLVRHAYTREDVEGIIFPHPSLDEALKEACLADR
- the flgL gene encoding flagellar hook-associated protein FlgL — translated: MRVSQNMIYGHAIRHMNTSLTDLTRLNMMSATQKRINAPSDDPAGMATVLGLRSSLSGIERYEQNIDAAQGWLGLADSMLTRASTTITSILEKAEQAATGTITADQRATIGKEVRELFAQLVSISNSEYAGQSIFAGHKTRGNAYEECLWATSPDGAIDASSIVAVEGSASASILVEFRQDGEVGGGEDIAYRYSRDGGATWTEAVLGAGETTLDLSGARLTLAAGTTVSGPDGEASGSRLIVRPQARYLGDDERSVEITSYGAPGIATAASGSFADGVQVRIDNDPTLVGPIEYSYSLDGGRTWVAGGSAEDGLLDLPGGTLALASNGSNVLAAGDSFTLRPASAEIRVTIGKDQDIAVNNVGCEIFGGLIRDPVTGLDSQALSQGNLFEAVGELIGYLETGDQDGVGRCLDAIREAHDHLLSKAGVVGARLNRLDAQEASLTAVRASTEAHLSRVEDADAAGLTIALARAQYIYEAVLATQSRVMGMSLLNYL
- a CDS encoding class I SAM-dependent methyltransferase, whose amino-acid sequence is MPHAAAVSKPDRPSLSGREALTVEIAGRAWTFLREGDLETLWNELSEDRPDAEDMIPYWVEMWPAGVVLAEHLIARREEIAGRDCLDVGCGLGVSAIVGAHAGARVTAFDIMHEPLAFARDSAALNNAPQPLWLRMDWRFPAVRAGAFPFIWGGDVIYERRFFEPLEKLFRHALAKGGRVWLGEARRDVSKPFPDRFRECGWNVAHLGTTKRASATSAMTVNLWELTLPDQE
- the fliD gene encoding flagellar filament capping protein FliD, producing MSDYWSGQINFSGLGSGTDFGAIIESTIALEGHRKRQMENWKADWEAKVEALQDLNQAMRDLRDWLVDFKSPSAFLVKTASSTNADAITATADAAAEEGTHVVVVDQLAQNDIWVNTASPITDLNAVVADTDASITIAYAGKEHAISVPAGTTAQGLMHLINSNPSLGGDVRAKLIFDGEAHYLQLRGMDLGADNTVRVTASTVSGFGPDDFECTQAAQNARLKVDGFPLAADKWIELDSNVADGVIEGVSLTLKDVTGPGGVRIGIATDTESVMQNVRDFVAKINEVRTTIQEMTKIDSSTGEGSVMTGNYGVQMVGRRMTDITSGQGLGFVYYDEKTRQGDPFSSLSHLGILTDANDHSSTHGLLLLDEEIFAEALAKDPMAVAQFFAADFIGESESPEVSFLSLVDGMTKAGRHEITYTVQGGEIVSAFINGQEASISGWEITGKYGTTASGMAVLAEQRTDGTHSAVVTVKQGKILQLAEALADITNSETGTLKVIENNYKDIISGLETKIAWEEARLERKERTLRDQYARLETTLSHYNSLQAQLESQLAQLTTS
- the gcvPA gene encoding aminomethyl-transferring glycine dehydrogenase subunit GcvPA, giving the protein MPFIPHTDDDVRTMLATIGAGSVEELFAEIGPDLRPRSFDLPKGMSEMAVMARLEALAAKNASGLKSFLGAGFYDHHIPATVDALTSRGEFYTAYTPYQPEASQGTLQAIYEFQSAMCRLMDMHGANASVYDGGSAIFEAMMMAARKTRRRRFVISEAVSPIYRIMLTSYTINLNFELVTVPHVNGMTDLAGLTKAIDAETAAVLVQSPNFFGCITDFSDLFAAARAAGAVSVVCANPVLQSVLKTPGAMGADVAVAEGQGLGLPLSFGGPYLGVMTCAKDMIRQMPGRIVGKTVDAEGKPGYVLTLQAREQHIRRAKATSNICSNQALCALRALVHLCSLGEEGLKRTAGLCIERAHYAAKRLCDLPGVSMMNDAPFGNEFAVRLPVNAYEAIDKLTAKGVVPGFPLGRYYPGLENCLLVACTEKTSREDIGIMAEMLGGLLA
- the gcvH gene encoding glycine cleavage system protein GcvH, translated to MIPDDLLYARTHEWARIEDGEAVLGITHFAQEQLGDLTYVELPEVGQALTQGEEMGSVESVKAASELYAPVTGEVIAVNEELADNPGLVNEDPYGEGWMLRVRLSADPEDLLEAADYERLIEDEAH